A region from the Pseudopipra pipra isolate bDixPip1 chromosome 8, bDixPip1.hap1, whole genome shotgun sequence genome encodes:
- the CHST3 gene encoding carbohydrate sulfotransferase 3: MEIRRALPQDIWELLHFLKMRSKYAVLLVFVVSLVIIEKENNFISRVSDKLKQSPQALTEANSTEVSLAPAENGSLASLQELDAAFSQLRSHLHNLTLQLAGDGDPGPRRHVLLMATTRTGSSFVGEFFNQQGSIFYLFEPLWHVEKTVTFLPGGASAVGSALVYRDVLKQLLLCDLYILENFISPAPEGHLTPFLFRRGSSRSLCEDPVCTPSAKKVFEKYYCKNRRCGPLNITLATEACRRKQHVALKTVRVRQLEFLQPLVEDPRLDLRIIQLVRDPRAVLASRMVAFSGKYETWKKWASEGEAPLHEEEVQRLRGNCESIRASAELGLRRPGWLRGRYMLVRYEDVARAPLPKAEEMYRFAGLPLTPQVEEWIGKNTQAPHDGNGVYSTCKNSSEQFEKWRFSMPFKLAQVVQDACAPAMQLFGYKLANSPAELANRSFSLLEEAQPSWIT, translated from the exons ATGGAGATCCGACGCGCTTTACCCCAGGATatctgggagctgctgcactTCTTGAAGATGAGGAGCAAGTACGCCGTCCTGCTGGTCTTCGTTGTCAGCCTCGTCATCATCGAGAAGGAGAACAACTTCATCTCCAG GGTGTCAGACAAGCTGAAGCAGTCCCCGCAGGCACTGACAGAGGCCAACAGCACAGAGGTCAGCCTGGCACCGGCCGAGAACGGCTCACTGGCCTCGCTGCAGGAGCTGGACGCTGCCTTCTCCCAGCTGAGGTCCCACCTGCACAACCTCACCCTGCAGCTGGCAGGGGATGGAGACCCCGGGCCGCGGCGGCACGTCCTGCTGATGGCCACCACCCGCACCGGCTCCTCCTTCGTGGGGGAGTTCTTCAACCAGCAAGGCAGCATCTTCTACCTCTTTGAGCCCCTCTGGCATGTCGAGAAGACAGTGACCTTCCTGCCAGGGGGAGCCAGTGCCGTGGGCTCGGCCTTGGTTTACCGAGATGTCCTCAAGCAGCTCCTCCTCTGCGACCTCTACATCTTGGAGAACTTCATCTCGCCAGCGCCCGAGGGCCATCTGACACCCTTCCTGTTTCGGCGGGGCTCCAGCCGCTCACTCTGCGAGGACCCTGTCTGCACGCCCAGTGCCAAGAAGGTCTTTGAGAAGTACTACTGCAAGAACAGGCGCTGCGGCCCCCTCAACATCACCCTGGCCACCGAGGCATGCCGGCGCAAGCAGCACGTGGCCCTGAAGACGGTGCGTGTCCGCCAGCTGGAGTTTCTGCAGCCACTGGTGGAGGACCCTCGTCTGGACCTGCGCATCATCCAGCTGGtgcgggacccccgggccgTCCTGGCCTCCCGCATGGTGGCCTTCTCGGGCAAGTACGAGACCTGGAAGAAGTGGGCATCCGAAGGGGAGGCTCCCCTGCATGAGGAGGAGGTGCAGCGGCTGCGGGGCAACTGCGAGAGCATCCGCGCGTCGGCCGAGCTGGGGCTGCGGCGGCCGGGCTGGCTGCGGGGCCGGTACATGCTGGTGCGCTACGAGGACGTGGCGCGGGCACCCCTGCCGAAGGCGGAGGAGATGTACCGCTTCGCCGGGCTGCCCCTCACCCCCCAGGTGGAGGAGTGGATTGGCAAGAACACGCAGGCGCCCCATGATGGCAATGGCGTCTACTCCACCTGCAAGAACTCCTCTGAGCAGTTCGAGAAGTGGCGGTTCAGCATGCCCTTCAAGCTGGCGCAGGTGGTGCAGGACGCCTGCGCCCCGGCCATGCAGCTCTTTGGCTACAAACTGGCCAACAGCCCCGCTGAGCTGGCCAACCGCTCCTTCAGCCTGCTGGAGGAGGCACAGCCCTCCTGGATCACGTAA
- the AIFM2 gene encoding ferroptosis suppressor protein 1 — protein sequence MGSRLSLDDSVRVVVVGGGFGGTAAASLLKSWAVPFVLVDVRDAFHHNVAALRAAVESGFAKKTFISYSITFGDSFRQGKVVGIDPGRQQVLLSDGEELHYSHLILATGSDGPFPGKFNKVIDMESAIQTYEDMVKEVEKSGRILVVGGGSAGAEMAAEIKTEYPAKEVILMHSKPALADVELLASVRQEVKEILLRKGVRLLLSERVRDVENLTPNQFQKDMVVRTEKGTEVVADMVVLCTGIKINSSAYAAAFGDKMASNGALKVNKHLQVEGYENIYAIGDCADLKEPKMAYHAGLHANIVVTNIINSLTQKPLKTYEPGSLSFLLSMGRNDGVGQVNGYYVGRLLVTIAKSRDLFVSKSWKTMGQTMPS from the exons ATGGGGTCCCGCCTGTCCCTGGACGACTCCGTGCGGGTGGTCGTGGTCGGGGGCGGCTTCGGGGGGACGGCGGCCGCCAGCCTGCTCAAGTCCTGGGCCGTGCCCTTCGTGCTGGTGGACGTGAGGGATGCTTTCCACCACAACGTGGCCGCGCTCCGGGCCGCCGTGGAGAGCG GATTTGCCAAGAAGACTTTCATCTCCTACTCCATCACCTTTGGGGACAGCTTCCGACAAGGCAAGGTTGTGGGCATAGACCCTGGGAGGCAACAAGTCCTGCTCAGTGACGGTGAG GAGCTTCACTATTCCCATCTCATTCTTGCAACAGGCAGTGATGGGCCCTTCCCTGGCAAGTTCAACAAAGTTATTGACATGGAAAGCGCCATCCAGACCTATGAAGACATGGTTAAAGAG GTTGAGAAATCTGGGCGCATCCTGGTAGTGGGAGGTGGTTCTGCTGGAGCTGAGATGGCTGCTGAGATCAAAACGGAGTACCCAGCCAAAGAG GTCATTCTCATGCACTCCAAACCTGCCCTGGctgatgtggagctgctggccAGCGTCCGTCAGGAGGTCAAGGAGATTCTCCTCAGGAAAGGAGTGCGGCTCCTGCTAA GTGAAAGGGTCAGGGATGTGGAAAACCTCACGCCAAACCAGTTCCAGAAGGACATGGTGGTGAGGACAGAAAAGGGCACCGAGGTGGTTGCTGACATGGTGGTGCTGTGCACGGGGATAAAGATTAACTCTTCAGCGTATGCTGCTGCATTTg GTGACAAAATGGCAAGTAATGGCGCTTTGAAAGTGAACAAGCACCTCCAGGTGGAAGGCTATGAGAACATCTACGCCATTGGGGACTGTGCAGATCTCAAAGAGCCCAAGATGGCCTACCATGCCGGGCTCCACGCCAACATCGTGGTGACAAACATCATCAACAGCCTCACACAGAAGCCTCTTAAAACCTACGAGCCAG GGTCACTATCATTCCTGCTGTCCATGGGCAGGAATGATGGTGTGGGCCAGGTGAACGGGTACTACGTGGGACGTCTCTTGGTGACCATTGCCAAGAGCCGGGACCTGTTCGTCTCCAAGAGCTGGAAGACGATGGGACAGACAATGCCCTCTTAG